The Juglans microcarpa x Juglans regia isolate MS1-56 chromosome 2D, Jm3101_v1.0, whole genome shotgun sequence DNA window aGAAGAGTGTGCAGGACTTACACAatctaaaactataaatatcatttctctttcttaaatACACTGATATCACATTCGGCGTAATTTGTTGGGTGATGAGCATGGCCCAGCCAAGATAACTAAAGCGAGCTCAAGACCGAGCCCAAGTTGAACCTTTCTTTCTAATACAACGAAACCCAGCCCAAGTAGTTTAAACTGACTAAGCCCAGAAGTCCAATGTTTTAGCCTTTAGGACCAACTCTAGGCCCGAAGAAGATCAGTCTCATTTCCGAAGACGAAGCTACGAATTCGATACCAAGGTGTGGGAAACTTCTAACACTTTCCGCGCACTGTCCTTGAAGATATTCATCGGCAATGGCGTCGTCATCGTGGTTACAATCTTTTCTCGATCCGAACAAGAACTGGTTCGCCAAGCAACACATGCAAGCCCTCTCCAATCGCCTCCGCAATTACGGTTTGGAcctccaatctctctctctctcttctctaacTATAGTCTACGCATAGGTTGTGTGTGCGTGTTTTATTCGGGTTTCTGATGGTTCGAGGGGTGATGATTTGCATTTCTAAGGGCTCAGGTATGACGATCTGTATGATCCGATGTCCCATCTGGAGATAAAGGAGGCTCTGAATCGGCTGCCTCGCGAAATCGTCGACGCCAGGAACCAGAGGCTCAAACGCGCTATGGACCTATCTATGAAGCACGAGTACCTTGCTGAGGACCTCCAGGTTCGGTTTCCGAAACTAACTCAAGCTCAAAACTTTTTCGTTCTCTTAAAGTTCCTTTTATATACTGAAGTCGGAATAACACGTTCCAGAGTTTGATTATGCGTTCAAAGATTAACTATGATTAATATAAGATTAGAATTATGCAACTGCCACTGACAATGTGTACCGGTTTTC harbors:
- the LOC121250538 gene encoding cytochrome b-c1 complex subunit 7-2, mitochondrial-like, whose protein sequence is MASSSWLQSFLDPNKNWFAKQHMQALSNRLRNYGLRYDDLYDPMSHLEIKEALNRLPREIVDARNQRLKRAMDLSMKHEQYKHHLGAIFKIC